One genomic region from Devosia neptuniae encodes:
- a CDS encoding hydantoinase/oxoprolinase family protein translates to MTKRDTITRIATDVGGTFTDLVYFETDRATGRQTVRTEKSDTTPPNFEQGVLNVIKKAGLSVAEADFFAHGTTVVINALTERKGAKVGLITTEGFRDILEIARGNRPDFFNLSYEKPTPFVERYLRQVVPGRMNYSGEEVAPLDLSGLPAILDAFSADGVQAVAICLIHAYANPAHEKAVQAEIARLWPEVATVASHQITREWREYERTSTTVLSAYVQPTAQRYLERLEAGLQQEGYEGRLYIMQSNCGVDSLASTKAIPITMVESGPASGFWGAAELGRIIGEPNVLALDIGGTTAKCSLIQNGQVTIKTDYWIERDRRSAGYPIMVPVVDLVEIGNGGGSIAWVDDFSKLHVGPQSAGAMPGPAAYGRGGTNATTTDANLVLGRINRDYFCGGSVIADMASVDRALGALADKLGVSQQEAARGIVRIANANMVNALKLVSLNRGHDPRDFTLVVFGGGGAMHGVALGQELGVKKVVVPRGAPVFSAWGMMMSDLRRDYFVTRLMDGTDRSGLQALVSEIAGHATEQFGKEEVAPDAVKIQPLVKMRYRNQEHSVEVPLRADLLDGASMAILIEDFHAIYEREYTYRLDVAVEIVGIHVIASAEVGKLEMVAQQRTGARLEDAIKGSREVDYATEGVCEATIYNAELLEPGMSFTGPAIIEDPGTTIVIHPGNRVEIDDFGNTQIHLRS, encoded by the coding sequence ATGACCAAGCGCGACACGATCACCCGGATCGCCACTGACGTGGGCGGTACGTTTACCGACCTCGTCTATTTCGAGACGGACCGGGCTACGGGCCGCCAGACCGTGCGGACCGAAAAGTCCGACACGACGCCGCCCAATTTCGAACAAGGCGTGCTTAACGTCATCAAGAAGGCCGGGCTCAGCGTCGCCGAAGCCGACTTTTTCGCCCATGGCACGACAGTAGTGATCAATGCACTAACCGAACGCAAGGGCGCCAAGGTGGGGCTGATCACCACTGAAGGTTTCCGCGACATCCTCGAGATAGCGCGCGGCAACCGCCCCGATTTCTTCAATCTTTCCTACGAAAAGCCCACGCCATTCGTCGAGCGCTACCTGCGCCAGGTCGTGCCCGGCCGCATGAACTACAGCGGCGAAGAAGTCGCCCCGCTCGACCTGAGCGGCCTGCCCGCCATCCTGGACGCCTTCAGCGCCGACGGCGTCCAGGCCGTGGCCATCTGTCTGATCCACGCCTATGCCAACCCGGCGCATGAAAAGGCAGTGCAGGCCGAGATCGCACGCCTGTGGCCCGAGGTCGCGACCGTCGCCTCGCACCAGATCACGCGCGAATGGCGCGAATACGAACGCACCAGCACCACCGTGCTTTCTGCCTATGTGCAGCCGACCGCCCAGCGCTACCTCGAACGGCTCGAAGCCGGCCTGCAGCAGGAAGGCTACGAGGGTCGCCTCTACATCATGCAGTCCAATTGCGGCGTGGACTCACTGGCCTCGACCAAGGCCATTCCGATCACCATGGTGGAATCGGGTCCCGCCTCCGGGTTCTGGGGAGCGGCGGAGCTGGGACGCATCATCGGCGAGCCCAATGTGTTGGCGCTCGATATCGGCGGCACGACCGCCAAATGCTCGCTGATCCAGAACGGCCAGGTCACCATCAAGACCGACTACTGGATCGAGCGCGACCGCAGAAGCGCCGGCTATCCCATCATGGTGCCGGTCGTGGACCTGGTGGAAATCGGCAATGGCGGTGGTTCGATCGCCTGGGTCGACGATTTCAGCAAGCTGCATGTCGGCCCGCAATCGGCCGGCGCCATGCCCGGCCCGGCCGCCTATGGCCGCGGCGGCACCAATGCCACCACGACCGATGCCAATCTGGTGCTCGGTCGGATCAACCGCGACTATTTCTGCGGTGGTTCGGTCATCGCCGACATGGCGTCGGTAGACAGAGCCCTGGGCGCCCTGGCAGACAAGCTGGGCGTCAGCCAACAGGAAGCGGCGCGCGGCATCGTGCGCATCGCCAATGCGAACATGGTCAATGCGCTCAAGCTCGTCTCGCTCAACCGCGGGCACGACCCGCGCGACTTCACGCTCGTCGTGTTCGGCGGCGGCGGCGCCATGCATGGCGTGGCGCTCGGTCAGGAGCTGGGCGTCAAGAAGGTTGTCGTGCCGCGCGGCGCGCCGGTCTTCTCGGCCTGGGGCATGATGATGAGCGACCTGCGCCGCGACTATTTTGTCACCCGCCTGATGGACGGCACCGACCGTTCCGGCCTGCAGGCGCTGGTGAGCGAGATCGCCGGCCACGCCACTGAACAGTTCGGCAAGGAAGAGGTCGCGCCCGACGCGGTCAAGATCCAGCCTCTCGTCAAGATGCGCTACCGCAATCAGGAACATTCGGTCGAGGTCCCATTGCGGGCCGACCTGCTCGACGGCGCCAGCATGGCGATCCTGATCGAGGATTTCCACGCCATCTATGAGCGCGAATACACCTATCGCCTCGATGTCGCCGTCGAGATCGTGGGCATCCACGTCATCGCCTCGGCCGAGGTCGGCAAGCTCGAAATGGTGGCCCAGCAGCGCACCGGCGCCAGGCTCGAAGACGCCATCAAGGGCAGCCGCGAGGTGGATTACGCCACCGAGGGCGTCTGCGAAGCGACAATCTACAATGCCGAACTGTTGGAACCCGGCATGAGCTTTACCGGCCCCGCCATCATCGAAGACCCCGGCACCACCATCGTCATTCATCCCGGTAACCGGGTCGAGATCGACGATTTCGGCAACACCCAAATCCATCTGCGGAGCTGA
- a CDS encoding GntR family transcriptional regulator → MKAKDEENGSVKGRVRGQGARTVYDTLRTAILDLSLDPGSPLDEATLSERFDMSRTPIREALVRLVAEGLVKTLPNRNTVVATIDFEQLPVYFEALTLMYRVTTRSAAVHRHDEHMHDIRQHAASYAETVRQHDAPGMIQTNRDFHMAIATAGGNSYFTALFGRLLDEGRRILRLYYRSFDDNLPRRYVDEHEQMILAIETRDAERADTLAAEHAAQIVKQIQSYIARATVTGISLGTERI, encoded by the coding sequence ATGAAGGCGAAGGACGAGGAAAACGGCAGTGTAAAGGGCCGGGTGCGGGGCCAAGGCGCCCGCACCGTCTATGACACGTTGCGCACGGCCATTCTCGATCTCAGCCTCGATCCGGGCAGCCCGCTCGACGAAGCGACGCTGTCCGAGCGGTTCGACATGTCCCGCACCCCGATCCGCGAAGCCCTGGTGCGGCTGGTGGCCGAAGGGCTGGTCAAGACCCTGCCCAATCGCAATACGGTGGTGGCCACTATCGATTTCGAGCAATTGCCGGTCTATTTTGAGGCGCTGACGCTGATGTATCGCGTCACCACGCGTTCGGCGGCGGTGCACCGGCACGACGAGCATATGCACGACATCCGCCAGCATGCGGCCAGCTATGCAGAGACGGTCCGGCAACATGACGCCCCGGGAATGATCCAGACCAACCGCGATTTCCATATGGCCATCGCCACGGCCGGTGGGAATTCCTATTTCACCGCCCTATTCGGGCGCCTGCTCGACGAAGGCCGCCGCATCCTGCGGCTCTACTACCGCTCCTTCGACGACAACCTGCCCCGCCGCTATGTCGATGAGCATGAACAGATGATCTTAGCCATTGAAACCCGCGATGCCGAGCGGGCCGACACCCTGGCCGCTGAGCATGCGGCTCAGATCGTCAAGCAGATCCAGAGCTATATCGCCCGGGCGACGGTCACGGGCATCTCCCTCGGAACGGAACGGATTTGA